A single region of the Neisseria zoodegmatis genome encodes:
- a CDS encoding lipoyl protein ligase domain-containing protein: MPLIPPCVFYPEHRFDLSTRSWADNERALLAAVGGPSESMALIHEGSDGIVVPRSYQQGRPNFQTACEILSGEGLAVHVRLSGGGVVPQAAGVINLHLGYTADTPNPLPAAEAHYQALCDLLSELLRHFGIAATAQAVEGSFCDGRFNLAVNGRKIAGTAQHWQRDKSAENRYRVLSHAVILAADPHLLTDRANRFEAAIGSTVRYRADKTASISELSGASGTEVAARLRRLLGHNFS, translated from the coding sequence ATGCCGCTGATTCCGCCCTGTGTGTTTTACCCCGAACACCGCTTCGATCTTTCTACCCGCAGCTGGGCCGACAACGAACGCGCTTTGTTGGCAGCCGTCGGTGGGCCGTCTGAAAGCATGGCGCTGATACACGAAGGCAGCGACGGCATCGTTGTGCCGCGCAGTTATCAGCAAGGCCGTCCGAACTTTCAGACGGCCTGTGAAATCCTGTCCGGCGAGGGCTTGGCCGTACATGTGCGCCTGTCGGGCGGCGGCGTGGTGCCGCAAGCCGCCGGCGTGATCAACCTGCATTTGGGCTATACCGCCGACACACCCAATCCCTTACCGGCTGCGGAAGCGCATTATCAAGCTTTGTGCGACCTGCTCTCGGAATTACTGCGCCACTTCGGCATCGCCGCCACCGCCCAAGCCGTAGAGGGTTCGTTTTGCGACGGACGCTTCAACCTTGCCGTCAACGGCCGCAAAATTGCCGGAACCGCCCAACATTGGCAACGCGACAAAAGCGCGGAAAACCGCTACCGCGTCCTTTCCCACGCCGTTATCCTCGCCGCCGACCCGCATTTGCTTACCGACCGCGCCAACCGTTTTGAAGCGGCTATCGGCAGCACCGTCCGCTACCGAGCCGACAAAACCGCGTCGATTTCAGAATTGTCCGGCGCAAGCGGCACCGAAGTAGCCGCCCGACTGCGCCGCCTGCTCGGTCATAACTTTTCGTGA